A region from the Achromobacter seleniivolatilans genome encodes:
- a CDS encoding DUF2169 family type VI secretion system accessory protein, with amino-acid sequence MEFRNLTPFGAQRFGALAPDGQEHSVVVLKVGYRLRPDPDQPGVCQVIVLDKEPIPLTMADTYYGAIGVSSVLEESDLAPFKPRCDVLVVGDAHAPGGHPARSWEAALRVISGRRPAGRRGASSKQDGQTVLHKQLRVTGAREFLNEPQGWRLSQPAPANRVPLRWELAFGGNNQIRNPKHADDSSLPEFLLNEVCFSNPVGCGWLEDRYEALYQQTAAEPLTRLAAPQVEYPDAPIGGPTRASHPEQGGLDANRMAALAAAYGQTPAGFGVVGRAWAPRLALAGTYDDAWLADNWPNPPQDIDFGYWNGAPADQQIPYPSPDAQIQLLNLVEPHFSHDGWFDIRLPGHRPFVLLRLTNGVLLPLPMLTDTVRVDTDAMVLSLTHRISLPASLDIRVLEVRFEVNPDAVLLPPVARMRFQQEVV; translated from the coding sequence ATGGAATTCCGCAATCTCACGCCATTTGGCGCGCAGCGTTTCGGCGCGCTTGCACCGGACGGTCAAGAGCACTCGGTCGTTGTCTTGAAAGTCGGTTACCGGCTGCGCCCCGATCCCGATCAACCGGGCGTGTGCCAAGTGATCGTGCTGGATAAGGAGCCGATACCGCTCACCATGGCTGACACCTACTATGGGGCGATAGGCGTCAGTTCCGTACTTGAGGAAAGCGATCTAGCTCCATTCAAGCCGCGCTGCGATGTCCTGGTAGTGGGCGACGCTCACGCGCCCGGCGGCCACCCTGCACGTAGTTGGGAGGCCGCGCTACGCGTCATTTCGGGACGTCGCCCTGCGGGCCGCCGGGGAGCTTCATCAAAGCAAGACGGGCAGACTGTCCTGCACAAACAGCTGCGAGTTACCGGGGCCCGGGAATTCTTGAATGAGCCGCAGGGCTGGCGCCTCTCCCAGCCGGCACCCGCCAACCGGGTTCCGCTGAGATGGGAGCTTGCCTTTGGCGGTAATAACCAGATCCGCAACCCGAAGCATGCGGACGATTCGTCCTTACCGGAATTCCTGCTTAACGAAGTCTGCTTTAGTAATCCTGTGGGCTGCGGCTGGCTGGAAGACCGGTATGAAGCGCTTTACCAGCAGACCGCAGCCGAACCGTTGACGCGGTTGGCAGCGCCGCAGGTGGAGTACCCCGACGCGCCAATCGGCGGCCCCACGCGCGCCAGTCACCCGGAACAGGGAGGGCTGGACGCTAACCGCATGGCGGCGCTCGCCGCGGCCTACGGGCAAACCCCGGCGGGGTTTGGGGTCGTGGGCCGTGCCTGGGCGCCTCGCCTGGCGCTGGCTGGCACTTACGATGACGCCTGGTTGGCTGACAACTGGCCCAATCCACCGCAGGACATCGATTTCGGATACTGGAACGGCGCGCCGGCCGACCAGCAGATTCCGTATCCCTCGCCAGATGCCCAGATCCAACTGTTGAACTTGGTCGAGCCGCATTTCAGCCACGACGGCTGGTTTGACATCCGCTTGCCAGGACATCGCCCGTTCGTTCTATTGCGGCTGACTAACGGCGTGCTGCTCCCGCTGCCAATGCTGACGGACACCGTACGGGTTGATACCGATGCCATGGTGCTGAGCTTGACGCATCGGATAAGCCTGCCTGCGTCACTCGATATCCGCGTGCTTGAAGTGCGCTTCGAGGTAAATCCCGACGCCGTCCTGCTACCGCCCGTGGCGCGCATGCGCTTTCAGCAAGAGGTGGTCTGA
- a CDS encoding LysR family transcriptional regulator has product MATDRLGDMRLFVEAATLGSLSAAGRKLGFSPAAASARLFKLEAALHTKLFDRTTRQLRLTGEGGLYLRHCRIALQAIDDAEAVLQSGRETVRGKIRISASADFGRNLLNQWLEEFSAVHPELKIALTLSDSLSNLVQDDIDLAIRFGMPRDSSLVARHLAPNWRVLCASPDYLARHGEPKTPADLVNHHFIVLVTAAGPLNEFHFAMDEQDWSHTVSMEQAWETNDGALARAWAIAGHGITRKTIWDAAADIRAGKLKVVLPDLSRNEAGVHAVFHGTRYMVPRVRALLDFLIERFNRATDDLLRDLDVPRF; this is encoded by the coding sequence ATGGCAACTGATCGACTTGGGGACATGCGCTTATTCGTCGAGGCGGCGACGTTGGGCAGCTTGTCAGCGGCCGGACGCAAGCTGGGTTTTTCGCCTGCTGCCGCAAGCGCACGACTCTTTAAGCTTGAGGCGGCGTTGCACACAAAACTGTTTGATCGCACTACACGCCAATTGCGGTTGACCGGCGAGGGCGGTTTGTACTTGCGGCATTGCCGAATTGCCCTGCAAGCCATTGATGACGCAGAAGCCGTACTTCAGTCGGGTCGAGAGACTGTGCGTGGAAAAATACGAATTTCGGCGTCTGCTGATTTCGGCCGCAACTTGCTGAACCAGTGGCTCGAAGAATTCAGCGCCGTGCACCCAGAGCTGAAAATTGCGTTGACGTTGTCGGACTCGTTGTCGAACTTGGTACAAGACGATATTGATCTTGCAATTCGCTTTGGAATGCCACGTGACAGCTCACTAGTCGCGCGGCATTTAGCGCCCAACTGGCGTGTGCTGTGCGCATCACCTGACTATCTGGCACGGCACGGCGAACCCAAAACGCCTGCGGATTTGGTCAATCACCATTTCATCGTATTGGTCACCGCGGCAGGCCCATTGAATGAATTTCACTTTGCCATGGACGAGCAGGATTGGAGCCACACCGTATCGATGGAACAGGCATGGGAAACCAACGATGGTGCGCTTGCCCGGGCATGGGCAATTGCTGGTCATGGCATCACGCGCAAGACTATTTGGGATGCGGCTGCGGACATCCGTGCCGGGAAGCTGAAGGTTGTATTGCCTGACCTAAGCAGGAACGAGGCAGGCGTCCATGCGGTATTCCACGGTACGCGATATATGGTGCCCCGTGTGCGCGCACTTTTGGACTTCTTGATCGAGCGATTCAATCGTGCTACCGATGATTTACTGCGCGATTTGGACGTGCCTCGTTTTTAG
- a CDS encoding DUF4150 domain-containing protein, translating to MARKQEAWRVISIAPDVCKTPMGSSVPPVPYPVTAELKTSTGVAQSVRSNGHPVVVYERSYTPKTVGDAAGTANGIKSGVVEGKCHPLERSANVRAEGRYLVRHDDLFWMNGV from the coding sequence ATGGCCCGCAAGCAGGAGGCATGGCGCGTCATCTCCATTGCTCCCGATGTTTGCAAGACACCCATGGGTAGCAGCGTTCCACCTGTGCCTTATCCCGTCACGGCCGAGCTGAAGACCAGCACCGGCGTTGCGCAAAGCGTTCGGTCAAACGGGCATCCCGTGGTGGTGTACGAGCGCAGCTACACGCCAAAGACTGTGGGTGATGCCGCAGGTACGGCCAACGGCATCAAGAGCGGCGTTGTGGAAGGGAAATGCCATCCGTTAGAGCGCAGCGCAAACGTGCGCGCAGAGGGGCGTTATCTGGTGCGCCATGACGACTTGTTCTGGATGAACGGGGTCTAG